The sequence GCCGTCGCCTACGTCCGTCGCCACTACCACCCTCGCGCCGTGGAAACCCCCTGGCAACGACGCTTCGTACTGCGCTTCACGGACGACGCGTAGTGCGGCCCTCGGACACTCCCGAGTAGGTGATAGCGCTGCGGACCGTGCACCTGAACGCCCCCGCCGGTAGCCGGAATATCGTGGTCCCCACTGTCGTCGTGTTCCTTCCGCGCAGTGAGAAGAGCGTGCAGGCCATCCGTGCTCAGCAGGATCTGCGCGGGCCCCGACGTGGCGGCGGTCGCTTGGCGCAGCGTGGTGGCCGCCCTGTCCCCCCAACTCCTGACTGGTTCCGCAGTGTGGGCCTCAGCACGCAGCACGAAGAGGTCATCGGCCGGCTCCGGGGCAGCATCGGGAAGAATGCTGCGCAGCAACCGGTAGCGCCTCAGCCCAGGTCGTTGAATTCCCGGCACCTCTTGATCAATGCGGCCCACCATGGCCGCTCGGTGCTCACGCATGAAGGCGAGATGGGCCTCGTCGCTCGCCCACCGCGCACCACTCAGAAGCAGTCGTCCGTCCCGGCTCCCGAAGCAGCTGAGCTGCCGGAATGCCTCGGGCTGAAACCTCGTGCACAACTCGCGCCACTCACCGAGCAACGCTTCCGCCGCTGCATGTTGCCGCTCCGGTGTGTCCACGATCCATTCACTGACCAGAATCGTGCCGGCATCGGGCCGGGGCATGTCGGGCAACGATCGAGAAGCCATCTGTCGCCTCCAAGGAGTGGAGACCGAGCATCCGACCTCAACCGAAGTTGAGGTCAAGTCGTGGCGCCAGCGCTGCACAGAGCCGACGGCGACAGTTGAGCAGGTGGCTGCAGTCACCACCATCAGCCTCATGCGACACAACAACGGTGCGATCGCCCGGGGCGCTCATGACATCGTTTCTGACGGCTTCCCGGGCTCTGCGGACGTGGCTCAGCGGACCATGTAACGGTCGAGTTCGCGCGCCTTCTGGCGCAGGGCAACTGCCCATACTTCCCGGCCGGGAGCCGGAGGCACCGGTACCTGGACGTCCCTGAGGCCATCGACCGCGGTGCAGTCGGCCGCCTCCCAGTCGACCTCGATGCCGGCCCTCTGCGCGAGGACCAGCACCGTGGCGACGAACCCTTCGGACAGGGCGACCATGACGGTATGGCTGGTGTCGTGGTGTCGCGCCAGCAGTGCGCCGACGAACGCCGTGAAGTCGGTGGGGTCGATCTGGCACTCGTCGGCATCCATCGGTCCGACACCGGACGGCAGAGCCAGTTCGGCTTCATAGAGGGCAACTTGGCGCAGGAACAGCCGCGACACACCGCTGGACGGGTTCCACAGGGTCTGGTCGCCCATGTCGTAGTACTGGCTCATCGGGGAGGCCTTTCTGCTGGTCACGGTGGCAGCGTAATCAGGCGCTCCTGCGCGGCCGCTGACCTGCACCGGGTGCGGGTGCGAGGTGCGGGCGCGGGTGCGGGTGCGGTGCCGGACCGCGCCCGTGTCGGAGTGCGGCAGCGTCCCGGAAGTGCGGCGACACAGTGGTCGCACCGACCGTACGGTGCTGCCATGACCTCCACACCGGCCCTCGGACTCGCCCGTCCCGTACGGGGAGTGAAGGTGCACTCCCGACAGACGCTCGGCGGTTGTGCGCCGACGTACGGAAGGATCGAGCTCGACTTCGAACCCCTGCCCGCAGCGGTCGCCTCGTCCCTCGAGTTCGCCTGCGCCGTCTCACCCGAACCGGCACCGGAGTTCGAAGACTTCCTCACCCGGGGCGTGCTGCGAGAACTGTCCGGCACGGACACCGAAGACCCCGAAGCCCGCCGAGGCGCTCCGGTGCACGCCCGGGTCATCGTGCGCGCCATGTCCTGGCACTATGTCGACACCTGCGAGCTGGTGTTCCTCCGCCTCGGAGCCTTGGCAGTCCGAGAAGCACTGCGCTGCGTGGCGGAGGACCGTGAACCGCAGCTGATCGACACCAGGGCCAGGCTGGTCTTCTGATCCGGGCCGACCGGCGAACGAGGCCGGCACGGACGTTGCGAGATGCGCCACGGGCGTCGCGAGATGCGGCACGGACATCGCGAGATGCGGCACGGACGTCACGAGATGCGCCACGAACGTCGCGAGATGCGCCACGGACATCGCGAGATGCGGCATGGACGTCGCGAGATGCGGTCATGTCGCAGGTGATCCGGCATGAGCAGGTACTGGTCGGAACGTACGCCGAGAGGTGGCTCTGCAGCGCGCTCCGCCGGCCGGCGGGCCCGTCGTTCAGCGGTGGCCCGAGGCCTGCTGCTGGAGGTAGGCGGCGACATCGGCCACATCGTTGCCGATCGCCAGGACACCGTTGATGGCAGCGCTGGGGGTCGAGGCGCCGTTCACTCCGGCGAAGAACACCTCGAAGTGGCCCGGGCGCGTCTCCAGGTAGCCGGCCGCGGTCTCCGCGCCCACGGCCAACCGGTCATTGAGGGCGTCACCGCCGGCCGCGGTGCCGGTCTTGGCGAAGACCTTGCCGCGTGCTGGGCAGCTGCGGCAGGAATCCGCCAGGGTTCCGTCGACGCCCAGGATCGGTAGCGAGGTGCGGAAGCGCTGCGCCTCGGAGGTGTGCTGCCAGTACGTCAGAATCTGCGCCAGGGCGCGTGGTGTGGTCCGGTCGGCCGGGTTGCCGCCGCGGCCGTCGGCGAGCTGCACCGCCTTGCGTTCCACCCGTGCGTGGTCCAGAAAGGTGGCCAGTACGGGGAAGCCGTCCTCGCAGTCGGTGCTTCCCGTACTGGTGGCCATCAGGCAGATCCCCAGGTTCGCCCCGAGGTTGTGGCTCACCTTGAGGATGAGTTTGGCGTACTCGGCGTACAAGGGGGAGGTGTACCGGGCCACCGTGGGCACGCCCTCGTAAGACTTCGGCAACTGCCGGGCCGGGTTGGGCCCGATCGCCTTTGCGCGGACCTCGACCCCGGCCCGTTTCAGTGCCTCGATCAGCGCGGTCCGGCCGAAGGCATTCGGGTCCTTGATGGCGGACACCCGGAGCACGGGAGCCGATCCGGCGGCGATGGTGCCGGACAGCCGGATCCGCGTGCCATCGGCGGAACTGCTCACGCTGATGTCGGCCGGTTTGCCCGCCGCGACGGTCCGGACGGCGGATGTGACGTGGTAGGGCGCGACCTTCGGGCGCCAATCCAGGCCGGCCGGGGCGCCCGCTTTGGCGCCGGGGGAAGTCAGCAGATCGATGACGTTGTCGTTGATGATCAGTGGTGTCGGGGTCGGCGCGAGGACCGGATCAGGCCGGAACAGGCGCGCGTCGATGACCACGTCGCCGTCGACGCGGCGGATGCCCGAGTGGCGCACCTGGCGGGCCAACTGGTCGATGCCGGCCAGCGGATCCTGCGGGGTGAGGGTGGCCCCCGGGACGGCGTTAGCGTAGGTGTGGTCGACGGCGGTGAAGGCGACGGTACCGTTTTTGCGCGTACGGCCGCCGAGGGTGAGGTCGCCCTGCGCGACCAGGTCCAGATTGCCCTTGAGCGTCGTGTTGTGGCGCTGCCCGACGGCGTGGACCGGTGTGATGAAGCGGTGGTCGCCGCCGAGGGTGTGCCAGGTGCCGCTGACGCTGAAGAGTTTGGCTGTGGATCCGGGGATGAAGAACTGGTCGGCGTCGCGGGACTGCGTCAGCCTGCCGGTCTCCGGGTTCCGCTGGAGCAACCCCCACCGGGCATAGCGGTAGTCCGGCTTCCGAATGATCGAGGTGATCCGGGGATCGAGCGTGTGGGGCGTGGGGGAGGGGGAGGGCGCGACCTGGACGAGACCGGTGATGACGACGCCAACGGCCAGCGCGACGCCCAAGGATCTGGCGAGGCGCCCGCGGGAGGCCCGAGGAGTGACGGAGGGGGACATGCAGACTCCACCGATGGTGTTGATCTGTCGTGTATCTACCGTTATGTCCCATGAAGGTACTGCGCACCGTCACCACGGGGCCGCAGGCGTCGGCCGGGGTCCCCCGGACGCTTCAGCGCACGGGCCCGTCAGGCCCGTCAGGCCCGTAAGCCCGTCAGCCGGTCACCGACGTCAGCCCGTCAAGCGCCACAGGCGAGGAAAGCCGACCGCCGCCCCGACCGGCGCTCCCGGCCGGCCACCCGGCGGCAGGCAGGTCGCAAGTGCGCCGCAGCTCTTGAGGAGCCATGGCCACCACGGTCCGGTTCGGCTTCACTCGAGGACCACCGTGGCGCCGGCGCCTTCGAGGATCTGCACGATCTCCTCGACGTAGGAGAACAGCCCATCCGGTCCGGACGCGGCCCCGTCCGGCGCGCGGCGCGCGATCGCGGCATCGTGCCAGATCAGAGTGAAGGGCGCGATCACGCCGAAGCCGCCGCACAGGCAGTCACGGAACGCGTCCCATCCCCAGCCGAAGTACCGTCCGGGGCCCGCGAGGGCTTCGCTCAGCGCGCAGTGCACCCCGGGGATATCCGTGACGAACCGGCCGTCGAGGTGGTGCACGCCGCCCGAGCGGTCGGGGCGTCGGGGCCCGGTGTTCCGCATGGCGAGCCTGAGCCATTCGGCCCTGCCCCGCGCCGAGTACGGAGCCCATCCGTTGGGCGTCGTCGGAACGCCGTGTTACCAGGATTCCCAGACCGGGCGGACGGCGGGCGAAGGGCGGTTGTCGCCGCCATCCGCGAGGGTGATGTCGACCAGGGCACCCCCGAGCACGGACGGGCGCGCCCCGTGGATGTCCAGGCCGACGTCCTGGCGTGCCATCACCCGCCCGGTGCGGTCCAGCGCCCACAGTTCGGCCCCGTCCCGCTCCCACCTGCGCGGCCTGCGCAAGGCGGCGAGCAATCGTTCCGTGGGTTCACAGCCGATGAGCTCCATGGGGATCTTGGCCGGGGCCGGTCGTGAGGCGAACAGGCCGTCCACCGCGAGGCAACGGCCTGCGGAAGCATCGCCCCCTGTGAAGAGCTCGAAGCGCGGGGGCGCGGTCGCCTTGAAGCCACCGGACGACGGCCCCTTCACCCCTGCACCCACAACGACGTCCAGCAGAGAGGGATCGAAAGCTGAGGGGTGGTGGGCCAGGACGACGGCATCCACCAGTTCCCACCATCCGGCCTGGGTGTCGTCCGAAGCCGCGATCCAGCCGTCACCGAGAAGGTCCGTTGCCTCCCCGGGCCGGGCCACGGCCTCGCGCAGCGGTCCTGAGGGAGCGCAGCCGCGGAAGATCAGGACCTCCCGTGGTGGCGGTGCCGGCTCCACGAACAGCCCCTCGACGCCCGCGCACCGGCCCCACAGCTGGTCTTCGCCCTCCTCGTCCTCGCGGGCCAAGAGGTACTTCACCGGAAAGCTCCGGTCCCACACGGCATGATCCCCGACCCGCACACAGCCCCCGAACACTCGGACAATCCCTACGGACAGTCTCCATGAACAATCCGTACGAAGGTATCGAAATTACGGCGACCGCCCTCCGGTTCGTCCTCCTTGCTCGTCGTCCGGCTCCTCACACGGGCTGACGGTGCCCGACTGCCAAGGCGGGCCACGCGGGGAGAAGTTGCGGCAGGCAGGCAGGCAGGCAGGCAGGCAGCGGGGCGGAGCTGGGCGGAGAAGGGCGGACCGGGGCAGCGGGGACCGGCCCCTCAGGGGTGGTCCTGGTGCCACCCCGAAAACGGGCACCAGTGTGATCGAAACCCGTCCCCTGACCCCCGAGGATCCCTTGTATGGCAGCGCACCCTGCGCGCCGACGGGAGGATCGCGATCGATGTCCGCGTGGAGAAAACCGTGGTGGCCGGTGGCCGCCCTGTCCGGAACGATGGCTGCCGCGCTGATCTCGGCGGTGCTGCCCACCGCGCCGCCGGCCCGGGCGGCGGGCCGGGCCGGGCCGGGCCGCCGATACCGGCGCGCTACGCCCATCAGCGGCTGCACTGGCAGCCCTGCGCGGCGAAACCCTCACTGGAGTGCGCGAGCATGACCGTGCCGCGCGACTGGCACCATCCGGGTACCGGGGCCGACCTCACCATCGCGGTGTCCCGGCATCGTGCGGCCGGCCCCGCCCGGCGGCGCGGGGTGCTGATGATGGCGGCGGGCGGGCCCGGCGCCTCGGGGCTCACCCGGCCCGCGGACTTCGCCGCGCGCTCGCCCGCCGTGGGCGCCGCGTACGACGTGGTCGGCTTTGACCAGCGCGGCGTCGGCAGCAGCACGCCCGCGCAATGCCAGACCGACGCCGAGTTCCGGGACTTCTACGCCCACGACTTCCGCGACCGCTCGCCCGCCGCTCTCCGCGGTGTCCTGGCCCGGTCGCGGCAGCTCGTCGCCGGCTGCCTGCGGCACGGCGGCGATCTGGTCCGCCGGCTGACCACCGACCAGGCCGTGCGCGACATGGACTTGTTCCGCGCGCTGCTGGGCGTGCGCAAGATCACCTATTACGGGCCCTCGTACGCCACCTGGCTCGGTGCCTACTACGCGACGGAATTCCCGCAGCGTATCGAGCGTGCCGTACTGGACAGCAACGAGGACTTCAGCGGCACCTGGCAGCACGCCCGAGGCGGTCTGCCCAAGAGCTTCCAGCGACGCTTCGAGCAGGACTTCCTGCCCTGGATCGCACGCTACGACACGACGTACCACTACGGACGCACGGCGGCCGACGCCAAGGCGAGATGGGAGGCACGCCGTCGCGCCCTGCACGAGCGCCCGCTCACCGTCGGCGCGCTGACGATCGGGCCCAACCAGCTCGACAACACCACGATCCAGAGCATGTACAACGCGCGGCAGTTCCCGCAGCTGGCGTCCGCGCTCAGGGCTCTCGACGACTGGCCGTCCACCACACCGGCCGAGCGCACACGGGTCGCCAAGCTCTTCACGAGCTACCTGTCACCAGGATTCGCCGCCGTGTACTCCTCGGTGACCTGCAACGACACCCCGTGGCACGGCGACCTCGACTACTGGCTGGACCGCAGCGCGAAGGACACCGCCGCCTCTCCGCTCGTCGGGGCGCGCGAGCTGGCCTACGCGGCCACCTGCATGGCCTGGCCGGTCTCCGACGCGCCGCGCGTCCGGGTCACCGGCCGGGGCCTGCCTACCACGCTGATGCTCAACTCCGTTCACGACCCTGCCACTTACTACGAGGGTGCACGTGCGGCACACCGTGCGCTGCGTGGTTCACGGCTGGTCACGGTGACGGGCAGCGGCGATCACGGTCAGTACCAGAACGACAACGCGTGCGTGGACGGCATCGTGAACGCCTACCTCCTCGACGGAACCGCTCCGGACCATGACGTGACCTGCGCGGCCGGCCCGTTGCCCGTGCCCTCGGGACGCCGCCGATAAGGGGGACGAACGAGCGCGATGGACGGGGGCGGAAGAATCGGCGGGATCGGGTGCGGGTCGGCGGAAGTCGGTGGAGGCCGGTGGAAGCCGGTGGGTGGCTTCCGACTCCTGCCCGGCGGAGGGCCCGGTGGCCGGCCCCCGTCTCACGCCCGGCGGACGAGGAGTTCGGTATTGCGGTCCGCCGCCGTGCCCGCCATTTTTTCGTGGACGCCGTCGGTCAGGCCCGCGGCGAGCCCGGGCGCGTTGTAGGACAGCTCGCGGTAGAGCGAGGCGAGGCCGACCGAGGAAAGGTCGTCGAAGTCCGTGTGGTGCGGGGCGGCGGACTCGATGAGGGTGGTGAACAGGGACAGCGTCCCGTCATGGTTGTCCACGAGTTCGATGATCCGCGCGTGCTGTGGATAGTCCACGTGTGAGGCGGTGTTGACCTCCCAGAAGGAGCGTGCGGCCGTCGGGTGGGCATGCGGCGTGATGTGGTTGATGTGGCTGTGACCGTTGACCCATGCCACCACGTTCGGGAACCGGCTCAGCAAGGCGATGACCTCTTCGCCGTCGTGCCGCTTCTCCTCCGAGCGGGCCGCGTCGGGGCGCCGGGTCATACTCGGGCTGTGGTGATGGCTGAACACCAGGATGTGCGCGTCATCGGCACCGGTGTTGCGTACCAGCCGTCCGTCCTCGTCGTAATGGCGGGAGCTGTGAGCGGCCAAGGTCCCCTCCAGCCACCGTAGTTGCTCGGTGCCCAGCGATCCTTCGTAGTGGCCGCTGCGGTAGGTGGTGTCGATGCTGATGCCGATGACACCCTCGGCGATGGTGAAGGAGTAGTACATCCGGTCACCGTCGAGGTGGTTGTCGGTGTAGCCGTGTCCGACCGGCCCCGCGCCGGCGAAGGCCGGGTTCAGGTGCGCCCGCAGGTACTCGTGGGGTGTGAACATCCGGCGGCGCTCGTCGGCGGTCACGGTGCGTGCGCGGGAGGCGTTCCGGCGGAGGATGTCCTTGAGCACGGTGCTCTTGGGGTCGTCACCGCTGTCCAGCACCTTGCGGAAGGCGGCCACATCGCCATCCGGTACGGAGAACAGCTTGCGCGCCCCGGTGACGTACTCCGTCAGCACGGGGTCCTGGGGCGCCAGACAACCGCCCGGCAGATCGTCGTGGTTGCCGGGCGTGGAGTACCAGGGAAGCCGCAGGCCGGGGCTGACGACCGGGCGCATCGCGGCTTCGAGGTAGCCGGGGATCGGCGGCAGCCCGCGTCTCTTGTCCTGGTCGCGCAGGCCGTTGTCCGGATGCCAGTACAGCGCGAGGCCGGAGTTCTGTACGCCCTCGTACGACGCCGGGTCCCCGGTGTTGGGGGTGATGCGGCCACCGCTCATGAGCGTCAGGAACCACTCGAGTTCCACCATGGAGTGGTTGTCGATGTTGTCACCCGTGGACATGACGAAGGCCGGCGGCCGGCCGGTGTGCGGTCCACTGCGGACCGCGTTGGCCTGCTCCACCAGCGACACCGCACCGGCCACCGACAGCGCCTCCTGCGCCCGCCACGATCCCGGCGATCCGACGCGCAGGTACTCGGTGCGCAAGGGGCTCTGTACGTCGGCCACATGCAGGTCGGTGAACTGGACGAAGCACGCCAGGGCGGTCTGCCGGTCCTGGCGTCCGGCCGCGGCGGAGGCGAGCTCACCGCGGACGACCAGGGGCCATCCGGGACCGGAGGTGATCCGGCGGTAGCTGCCGCTGCCGACGAGGCGGGCCGTGGTGTCGAGGGTGGTGGTCCCGAACGGGGCCGCGCGTCGCCCACCGGGCTGGGCCGGCGACGTACGGCTGAGGGACTGTGCGTGGGCGGTGCCCGGGGCATCGCTGCTGCTGCGCCGGCTCGGCAGTGCCCATGCGGCACCGGCTCCGGCGACGGCGGCACCGGAGCTGAGGAGGAAGCGACGACGGTTGGTGGGGGTGTGGGTTTCAATACCGGCCATGAGGCCCTCCGTGCCGTGGCCGGTGTACCTGACCACGGCGGTGTCACCAAGCGGAATGTCTCATTCCAGATCCTGGGCGGAGAGCGTGACCAAAACTTGAACGGGCCCGGAACTGGGCACACCCATTGCCCATCGGTAGGGTCCGCCCCTTCGGGGGCGCCCCGGTAGCGTCCCGGTGGCGCCCGGATGACGCGCGGAGGGCCGTGGCGACCGCCCACGGCGGAAGAGGTGGCGCCGTCCTGTCAGTGAGGGCTCAGGGCTGGTACCAGTCGTCGTCACCGACACGCAACGAGCGACCGAGATAGTCCCGCAGGCTGCCGGCCACCCACCTGCGGCTGTCGCTCTCGTGCTCCCAGACGAAGACGTCCGGCCGCTGGGGCTTCCGCACGAAGGCGAACTGATCACCGCCCCCGTTGTCCCCGAAGAACAGGAGGGCATCGAACGGCATGTACAGCTGGGCGAAGGACTCGTCGGACCAGAAGAGAAGGTTCTGCTCAACGATCTGGTCGATGCTCCAGACCGTGTCCACCTGGCTGTGGCCGATCACCCCATTGCTCTGCAGAAGCAACTGCTTGAGCTCCGGCGGCAGAACGCTCCCCAGCCGCCCCTCGGCCTCGACGAGCTCCGATTCCTGTACCGGTTCCCGAAGGCCCGCCTCGGGGCAGGCCTCCAGCACTGTTTGCGTCCACATGATCACGAGCGTAGCCACCTCATTCGCCGACATGAACGGCGTCTGCAGGTCAGAGGCCTTACGACGGAAGCGCTCCGGCCGATGCCGGTGGCGTCGCCGACCGGCTCACCGAACGCGGGATTGCCGTCGTTGCCGTCGATGCCGTCGATGCCGAGCGCCGCAACATCGCCCGCCCGCTGATGCACCGTGAACCCGCCGGATCACCGGCCCCGCCCGGTCCGAAGCTACGCGCTACGCGTCCCGATGGGCTTCCCGACCGGCTTCCCTGGCTACCTCCTCCAGCCGGGCCCGATAGCTCGCCCACCAAGCCGAGTCGCCCGGAGGCATGTCGTCCTTTCCCTCGCTGATTCCCACCGCACCATCGGTGAGTTCCCGGATGATGTCGGCGTGCCCTGCGTGCCGGTGCGTATCGGCGAGCACGCGCACTACGGCCTGGTGCAGCGTCACCTCATTCTTGTGGGCCGGCCACCACGGCACTGTGCCTGTGGTGTCCAGTGCCAGCGCGTCGATCGTCGCGTCTGCGTGCACCCACGCCCGGCGATAGAGGGCCACTGTCTGCTCGCGTGATTCGTCGGCACTGGCCCACATGTCCGCGGTGGGCTCGGCGCCGTCGTCGAGCCAGGGCAGCGGCTCGCCGGACGGCCGCCCGAACGTGTCGCCGAGGTAGCCCAGTTCCACGCCGGCCAGGTGTTTTACCAGCCCCAGCAGGTTCGCGCCGGTCGGCGTCCGCGGACGACGGATGTCGTACTCCGAGAGCCCTTCGAGCTTCCACAGCAGGGCTTCGCGCGCGGACTGCAGAGAGGAGTGAAGATCAGCCTTGGCATCCGATGCGGTCATGGGGCCAGTCTGCCGCTCGCGCGATCTTCATTGACCGCCTTTCCGCATCGCGGTGCATCGGGCCTCTGACGGGACGGGGGAATCGGGTGGATCCCTCGCGGTGCGGGCATGGCATCAGCCGGCAGACCGGGGCCGATCTCGGGTAGTTGCCCGGCCTTGGTAGTTGCCCGGGCTCGGCCGCGCGGACGGCAACCGGGCCGGCGCGT is a genomic window of Streptomyces sp. Edi2 containing:
- a CDS encoding DUF6086 family protein, whose translation is MSQYYDMGDQTLWNPSSGVSRLFLRQVALYEAELALPSGVGPMDADECQIDPTDFTAFVGALLARHHDTSHTVMVALSEGFVATVLVLAQRAGIEVDWEAADCTAVDGLRDVQVPVPPAPGREVWAVALRQKARELDRYMVR
- a CDS encoding alpha/beta hydrolase translates to MTVPRDWHHPGTGADLTIAVSRHRAAGPARRRGVLMMAAGGPGASGLTRPADFAARSPAVGAAYDVVGFDQRGVGSSTPAQCQTDAEFRDFYAHDFRDRSPAALRGVLARSRQLVAGCLRHGGDLVRRLTTDQAVRDMDLFRALLGVRKITYYGPSYATWLGAYYATEFPQRIERAVLDSNEDFSGTWQHARGGLPKSFQRRFEQDFLPWIARYDTTYHYGRTAADAKARWEARRRALHERPLTVGALTIGPNQLDNTTIQSMYNARQFPQLASALRALDDWPSTTPAERTRVAKLFTSYLSPGFAAVYSSVTCNDTPWHGDLDYWLDRSAKDTAASPLVGARELAYAATCMAWPVSDAPRVRVTGRGLPTTLMLNSVHDPATYYEGARAAHRALRGSRLVTVTGSGDHGQYQNDNACVDGIVNAYLLDGTAPDHDVTCAAGPLPVPSGRRR
- a CDS encoding DinB family protein, whose translation is MTASDAKADLHSSLQSAREALLWKLEGLSEYDIRRPRTPTGANLLGLVKHLAGVELGYLGDTFGRPSGEPLPWLDDGAEPTADMWASADESREQTVALYRRAWVHADATIDALALDTTGTVPWWPAHKNEVTLHQAVVRVLADTHRHAGHADIIRELTDGAVGISEGKDDMPPGDSAWWASYRARLEEVAREAGREAHRDA
- a CDS encoding SMI1/KNR4 family protein, giving the protein MWTQTVLEACPEAGLREPVQESELVEAEGRLGSVLPPELKQLLLQSNGVIGHSQVDTVWSIDQIVEQNLLFWSDESFAQLYMPFDALLFFGDNGGGDQFAFVRKPQRPDVFVWEHESDSRRWVAGSLRDYLGRSLRVGDDDWYQP
- the dacB gene encoding D-alanyl-D-alanine carboxypeptidase/D-alanyl-D-alanine-endopeptidase, coding for MSPSVTPRASRGRLARSLGVALAVGVVITGLVQVAPSPSPTPHTLDPRITSIIRKPDYRYARWGLLQRNPETGRLTQSRDADQFFIPGSTAKLFSVSGTWHTLGGDHRFITPVHAVGQRHNTTLKGNLDLVAQGDLTLGGRTRKNGTVAFTAVDHTYANAVPGATLTPQDPLAGIDQLARQVRHSGIRRVDGDVVIDARLFRPDPVLAPTPTPLIINDNVIDLLTSPGAKAGAPAGLDWRPKVAPYHVTSAVRTVAAGKPADISVSSSADGTRIRLSGTIAAGSAPVLRVSAIKDPNAFGRTALIEALKRAGVEVRAKAIGPNPARQLPKSYEGVPTVARYTSPLYAEYAKLILKVSHNLGANLGICLMATSTGSTDCEDGFPVLATFLDHARVERKAVQLADGRGGNPADRTTPRALAQILTYWQHTSEAQRFRTSLPILGVDGTLADSCRSCPARGKVFAKTGTAAGGDALNDRLAVGAETAAGYLETRPGHFEVFFAGVNGASTPSAAINGVLAIGNDVADVAAYLQQQASGHR
- a CDS encoding TIGR03767 family metallophosphoesterase, whose translation is MAGIETHTPTNRRRFLLSSGAAVAGAGAAWALPSRRSSSDAPGTAHAQSLSRTSPAQPGGRRAAPFGTTTLDTTARLVGSGSYRRITSGPGWPLVVRGELASAAAGRQDRQTALACFVQFTDLHVADVQSPLRTEYLRVGSPGSWRAQEALSVAGAVSLVEQANAVRSGPHTGRPPAFVMSTGDNIDNHSMVELEWFLTLMSGGRITPNTGDPASYEGVQNSGLALYWHPDNGLRDQDKRRGLPPIPGYLEAAMRPVVSPGLRLPWYSTPGNHDDLPGGCLAPQDPVLTEYVTGARKLFSVPDGDVAAFRKVLDSGDDPKSTVLKDILRRNASRARTVTADERRRMFTPHEYLRAHLNPAFAGAGPVGHGYTDNHLDGDRMYYSFTIAEGVIGISIDTTYRSGHYEGSLGTEQLRWLEGTLAAHSSRHYDEDGRLVRNTGADDAHILVFSHHHSPSMTRRPDAARSEEKRHDGEEVIALLSRFPNVVAWVNGHSHINHITPHAHPTAARSFWEVNTASHVDYPQHARIIELVDNHDGTLSLFTTLIESAAPHHTDFDDLSSVGLASLYRELSYNAPGLAAGLTDGVHEKMAGTAADRNTELLVRRA
- a CDS encoding barstar family protein; this translates as MRNTGPRRPDRSGGVHHLDGRFVTDIPGVHCALSEALAGPGRYFGWGWDAFRDCLCGGFGVIAPFTLIWHDAAIARRAPDGAASGPDGLFSYVEEIVQILEGAGATVVLE